A segment of the Lycium barbarum isolate Lr01 chromosome 7, ASM1917538v2, whole genome shotgun sequence genome:
CTGGCTGTACAACAAATATCTAAGCCAGAACTAATGAGCTAGTAAAATCCAAAAGTTGATCTGCATTACCTACAGGGACCAATTTGGTCCAACTAAACAAATTGGCAATACACCTTGCTTTCAAAAGACCTAAAGGTGTTGACACCCCCTGAAAACATCTCTTATTCCTTTCTAACCAGATACACCAAAATATACAAGCTAGTACCATGTTCCAGATTTTCTTGATGGCTTTGTCAACTTTCCATAGATTCCAGCTCTCATAAGCTTCCTTTATTGAGAGAGGAATGGTCCAATTAAGACCAAAGAGGCAAAAAAACAGATTCCAGATTTCTGAGGCCACTTCACAGTGGAGGAAAGATGCCTGGTAGTTTCAACCTCCTTTCTGCACATATGGCATCTGCTTGGAAGCTGAGTGTTCCTTTTCATCAGGTTGTCTTGAGTAAGACAGGCCTCATATAGAGCTGTCCAAGTGAAACATTTGACTTTAAGAGGTAGTTTTGTTCTCCAAATGAGTTTCCAGGGCCAATTGTCTATGAAAGGATTTCTAGAGCACATTTGATGGTATCCTTCCTTGACTGTGTAGATTCCCCCACTCTGTTGTCCCCATTTGAGTTTGTCAGCTGCCTGGGGATTGATGAAACATTGTTGAAGTCTCGAGAAAAGATCTAGCAACTCATTCACTTCCCAATCATACATGTTTCTTCTGAAAGACAGGTCCCAAATGTTCCCTTCTCTGTTAGCAGCAATTACAGAGTTGGGATCTTGAGCTATTCTGAACAAATTTGGAAAGCCATCCTGAAGGATGGTACTTCCAACCCATTTGTCCTTCCAGAATCTTAAGAGTGAGCCATTGCCCACTTCACAATGAGTTTGTTGAACAAAGGTGTCCCACAATCTTCTAATACCCTTCCAGAGACCCACTCCATAAGGAAGAGTAGAGGCCTTTGTGCACCAGTGATCCAATATTCCATGTTTAGCTATCACAACATCTTTCCATAACCCTGCATCCTCCAGATTGAATCTCCAAAGCCACTTCATCATCATGCTTTTGTTATGAGCTGCAAGGTCCTTGATACCAAGACCTCCTTGGAATTTTGGTTGAGTCACCTTCTCCCACTTAACGAGATGGTATTTGTGGTCCTCACTGCTGCCTTCCCAGAGAAAATCTCTCCTTAACTTGTCAATTTGCTCTAGAACATCAGTTGGGATTTGAAACAGTGCCATATAGTAAGTAGGAAAGCTGTCGAGAACACTGTTGATTAGTGTCAGCCTACCACCAAATGAAAGATATTGCATTTGCCATGTTGCCAATTTCTTTTCGAACTTTTCAATGATTCCTGTCCAAATTTCAGTAGATTTGTATTTAGCACCCAAAGGAAGACCCAAGTAAGTGGAAGGAAATGATCCAATCTTGCAACCCATGATATCTGCTAGCTCTTCCATATTTGGTACCTCATTGACTTGACAGGATAAATAGTGCTCTTAAGCATGTTCATATGCAGACCTGAAATAGCTTCAAAAATAAATAAGCTTTGTCACTTGTGATCTCTCAGCACCACAAAAGATCAAAGTATCATCTACATATAACAGGTGAGAGACATCAATTTGAGGTCCTGGGTTCCTTCCTATCTTAAATGGCACAATCCATTGCAAATGGCTAGCTGTCTGCAACATTTTGCTAAGTCCTTCCATTGCCAAAATGAACAAAAAGGGTGAGATCGGATCACCTTGCCTGATGCCTTTCTGAGGGGAAAAGAACCCCACAGGTCCCTgttaaccaaaatggaatatttGACAGTAGAGATGCTATACTTTATCCACCTTATCCACCTGTTTCCAAAGCCCATATGACTCAGAATGTTAAGCACATATGACCAGCTCACTTTGTCGAAAGCCTTCTCTATGTCTAGCTTGAATAGCAACCCTGGTTCTCCACTCTTTAATCTCCAATCTAGAGCCTCATTGGCAATGAGTGATGCATCTGTGATTTGCCTTCCCCTAACAAAAGCATTCTGACTCCCCGACACCAATTTCCCGATCACTGTTTTGAGTCTTTCTGCAAGTAACTTTGAAGCAATTTTGTAGACACTACTAATTAGACTGATTGGTCTGTAATCCTTGAGTTCGATTGCCCCTTTCTTCTTAGGAATCAAGGAAATGAAGGAAGCATTGATGCATTTGACCATGTGACAGTGGTGATGGAAGTGCTTCAAGGCATTGATAATCTCATTTTTGATGACCTCCTAAGCATGTTGAAAAAAGGCCATAGTAAAGCCATCCGGCCCTGGAGCCTTATCTGGAGCACAATTTTTAATGACTGAATGAATCTCATCTTCTTCAAACTCCCTTTCCAACCAGATCTTTTCTTCTTGAGAGATTTTAGCTAGATTATCAAATCTAACCGATGGTCTCCAAGGTTCATTCTCTGTATACAACTGTTGATAGAAGCTCAAAATCTCCTCTTTGATTTCTTCTTTGTCTTCAGTAGTGTACCCCCTTACTTGCAGCTTATCAATGCAGTTATACCTTCTATGTGCATTAGCCATGTTTTGGAAAAACTTTGTGTTTCTATCCCCATCCCTGAGCCATAGACATCTTGACTTTTGTCTCCAAGATATCTCTTCAATCCTTGCTACTTCTTCTATCTGAGCCTGCAAATTAAGCAATTGAATCTTTTCATCTTCCGTAAGGATTCTGCCTTCAGTAGATTGCTCCAGTCTTGAAAGTTCATTTAGAATCTTGCTTCTTTGGTCTTCCAACTTCCCAAATACCTCTCTGTTCCAATTGGAGATATCCTTTTTCAAAAGTTTAAGCTTCTGTGTTAGAATGAAATCAGGACTACCCATAACCTCATAACTATTCCACCAAGCTTTTACACAATCAAGAAACCCCTCTGTCTGCAGCCACATATTTTCAAACTTGAAGTAAGATGTGCTAGAGTCCCAGTCCCCACACTCTAACATCAAAGGCTTATGATCAGATTCCACTCTAGGGAGAGCTATCTGTTTTATAGCCTTAAAACAGTCATTCCAATCAGGAGAAATCAAGAATCTGTCTAATCGTGATGCCTGCAATTGTTCAGTTCCTCTAGACCAAGTGTATTGAGCTCCCAGAAGAGGCAAATCCATGAGACCCACATCTATTGAGCTCCCAGAAGAATCTTTCccttacttttctttttcttttttgacactttctttttctttctactcctcttcgtcttcttcctccacccatctccaATTTCTCATCACACATACTCCAGACAAGTCTAATGAAGTGACTTTGATGAAGAAGTCTAATGATGTATCTCTTCTAACCTTCTACTACTCTCCTCAActcttttttctattttgatTTTTTGTCTCTTTCTTCTTTCACTTACAACCAGGGTAGTAAAAGAATTTCAAATGATTATTTGCTAATTCTAGGGAAAAGGAGgaaacaaaattaattaaaaaccACACCTCTTATAGAATGGTAATTATGGCACCATTGAACATGCTTTAGTCTTGGGAAAAAACAGTCATTATGCATGAAATGATAGAACATGTAAAAGCTTTTAATCAACTACAAGAACATTGCCAACGTAGCTACGACCAAATCCAGAACATTAAAACAATTTAGCAAACGGGCAATAACATTTCCAGCCATAAAGGGAGGAAAAAGGTTGAAATATTTACCATACGGGCAATGACATTTCCAGCCGTGACCTTCCCGGGACCATATATGACTCCTGGATAAACAGGCACTATTGGTATTCCTTCAGACGCAGCATCTAATGCAACTTTATCAGCAATAGCTTTCGATTTCTCGTACTCCGTACAGAAGAATTTTCCAGAATGAGTCTGAATTTAATAATAATTAGTTAAACCTTTATGAGAAAAGCACATCTAAACATATTAACTGCATGTGCTTAATTGTGTCAACCACTTCATCTGACAGCTCAAACTGTCAAACACCTctgttatttattttttcatttatagCTTGCTTCGTCGCGTGTGGACCTAATTCTTTTTCTTGGACTAATAATAGTTTTTAAGTGATGGTGAGACTCAAATATAGGACTTTTGCTTGGTCTGATACGTAAACCGTCTCATTTAAAGCTTACACTGTTAAAGAAGGAatacatttatttattttagatcTGTAACACATTCGATCAGCTTTCATACCTGAGTTTCATCTGCAATATATCCATCAGTTGGTCCCAAGGCAAAAAAAGATGATGTGTACACAATTTTATCTATAGTTCCTGTTTCTTTATAAGCTTTCAACACATTCTTCAAGCCTCCAACATTGACCTATAAATGCAGAGCAATAACATCAATAAGTCTACAAATCAGCTATAAATACCTAAAAGTAGCAATAAAGAGTATAGTTGGTTTAGCAGAACTCTGGAATTTCTTctcatgaaaaatgttttctttgatATTAGTTCCAGTGTTAGCTCATTTTCTTAAggtcccgtttggccataagaattattcacttttttccggaaatatttttcacttttttccggaatcagcgtttggccatgaaaattccaaatacaacttgaagttctattccggaatttgaaaaacaagaaaaacttgtttttcaagtttttgacttttttcacaaccaaaacaactacatttcaacaaaaaaatacaatttcaaaaactatggccaaacacaactccaactccaaaattccaaaaaaagtgatttttttttttttgtttctatggccaaacgcctactaaattttCCAACCCTTTCTTCTCATCATTTGCTTCAATAAACATTACTCCTCCCAATTCATAATAAGTGTCCTTTTGGCCTTTTTATTTTGGTCCAAAATAAGTGTtcttttacataatcaagaatttATTAGTAATTATTTTCTGCCAAATTTACCCTTGTTGACAAATGAGTTTTTTCTGTAATCAAGAAATTATATTATATTACCATTTAATTAAGGATAAGTTAGTCAAAATATCCTTTTTTTTccttctaggagttagtattttcttaaagggtgtTCCAAAGGCCAAAAGGACACTTATTATGAACCGGAGGGACTATAGTCGATCTTTAGGAGTACTAAAATATCACAATAAAACTATAATTCCAATATCATTTAATACTCGATAATATCAGAAAAAAAAAGCTATTCTTATAGCCTATCATTCCAATATCATTTAATACTCAAAAATATCAAGAAAAATAATCTttcaaattaaaacattttcaacgAATAAACATTTTCGACCATCAAATTATACTCAAAACaataaaataacaaaattaaaatgtatcatcaacaacaacaattaatacTCGAAATATCATTAAAGGACTATTTTTATAGGCTCAACCACCATAAATTAATACTCAAaactatccaaaaaaaaaaaactaaaattccACCATTTTTGAATACTCACAAATACCTTAAATAAGACTATTCTTATATGGCTCCACCATCAATTAATACTAAGAATTATCATCATCTACTTGTAttgttatatatataataataaatataCCTCAAAACTAAAAAATAACTCTTCAAATTAAAACATGTATTATTGTGCTCACTGATGAAAATCTAGAAGGATCTGGAAGCCAAGGTTCAACTAAAGCAGCAACATGAAAGATGACGTGGCAACCAGAGCAAGCCTTAAGGAGTGACTGATAATCTGTTACATCTCCGAACACAATTTCTAGGGTTCCGTCGCCGTTAGTAGGCTGAGGTAGAGATGATAGATCGCTTGTACGGCGAACAAAGGCTTTAACGTGGTAACCGCCGTTTAATAACACGTGGCAGAGACGTCCACCTAGGTAACCGGAAGCACCGGTTACCAATACCACCTCCTTCTTCATTTTTCTATTTACTTTTCACGTTCCTTTAGAGTCAACCCTATCTGATGTATACTTCTAACTAACTAAATATACTAAAAACATAAttattaaaatataaattaatatTCTCTTCACTTCAAATTTATATAAGGTTTGATCTATTTGAAGAGTCaagtaaatttttattttttttgattaaatttcaagcatagattctaatattttataataaaatttatatatttgaaaactatatacaaaatactataagtctgcataattaagactccctctgtcccaatttatgtgatacatttttcttttagtctgtctaaaatcgaatgatacatttctatatttagaaataatttaacttaaaactttatttagaaataatttaacttaaaactttctCTTTTACCCTTAAAGAAATGATTTACATTTTACGACCCCACAAATACCTTTGAATTGTTTTAGataacaagtttcaaaagtcctttttaaaaaaaaaaaattgtgtcttCTCAAACCGTATCACATAATTGACATGGAGGAAGTAATTTGCTGTAATAGGCTTGTAAATTGAATATGTAATCGACTAGTAAATTGGAATGAACTGGGGGAGTTTTATTGACTATCGAATTGGTACTACAATGTGAATCAAGGGTTACAATGAGAATCACTGAAAGAACTAAGCTAAGCTAAATAGAGAACAGCCGAGCTTGAATTTCACCTGCAATGGTGAAATAACCGTAATGAGAAGAAGGAGATAAGGAAGAGAGATTAAGAGAATTTAGAAAGAGAAAGTGTAGAAGAATACTAGATCATAACTGTCTAATTCTAGCTGGAAATTCCCTTTTTAAACTGCTAACTAACAGGGTTAATCTGGACTGTGTATTGTTTATTTAATCCATCTAATCTGGGTTGTTGATCTGCAGCTCACGTGCTCTGCACGTGCCCTCACTTGTAAGCAACACTTCCAATCTTATGAGTAATTTGATAGGGCCCGTAGTACTTTGCACTGAGTTTACGATTCATGCGTATAGCCACTGATGCTTGACGATAAGGTTGAAGCTTTAAATAAACAAAGTCACCCACCTGTAGGACCCTGTCTGACCTATTCCTGTCAGCATAGAATTTCATACGAGATTGTGCCATTTATATATTGTCCTTAAGCTGTTGTAGTAAGCTCTGTCTCTGAGCCAAACACACCCCAACTGCAGTGTTGGTGGGGTGGGGTAATGAACCCAATGGAATCTATGTGGGAGCAATTCCATACAGGGCCTCATATGGTGTAGTTTTAAGGGATGTATGATGGTTGGTATTATACCACCATTCTGCAAGTGGAAGCCATTTTACCCATCTTTTAGGATAAGCCCAAACCATAGCTCGAAGGTGGGACGCTAGGCACCTGTTAAGTCGTTCTGTTTGCCCATCTGATTGGGGGTAGTAGGAGGATAACATGTTAAGCTTGGTTCCCATGGTTTTAAAGAGTTGCTGCCAGAATTGACTTGTGAAAATGGAATCCCTATCAGATACTATAGACTTAAGAAGGCCATGAAGCCGGTAGATTTCCTGTAGGAACACATCAGCTACCTCTTTAGCTGTATAGGGGTGTTTAAGAGGCAAAAAGTGACCATATTTGGTCAGCCTGTCTACGACCACCAAAATAGAGTTTTTATGACCAGAAGAGGGTAACCCCTCTATAACACATGGCAATGTCTTGCTAAGGGGCATCAGGAATAGGAAGGGGTTGAAGGAATCCAGGGTGGTGCACCTGCTCATTCTTCACTCTTTGACATGTGTCACACTCAGGTACCCATTTACGAATTTCAGCCTTCATATTAGGCCAAAAGAACACCATACCCAACCTCTTGTAAGTACCCTGAATGTCCCCCCAAAGGGGATTGATGGAAAGCTGCAAAAATTCTTGCCCTTAGACCAGTTGCTTTACCCACCCATATCTTGCTCTTAAACCTGATGATGCCTTGGTGCAATGTGTAAAATGGTTTCCCATTAGGGTCAGTCACCAGTTCAGTGAGTAATTGAATAGCTATAGGGTCATGCttatgtcacgacctaaccccgtgggtcgtgactagtgccctaaatGGGCACCCATACAGACTTACTAACCATATCGACATTTTAATAACTTGTCCACATTTAGCATAtgttaatttatacagatactgaaaacagacgtcatcttaagcggtcacctgtaacagaaatatcatacaaaagccggcaggctggcgaaatacacatcgcccgaatatacgtacatatacaaacatatgggccgtttcagCCATAAtaacaaacgggaccgcttaagacacaagtcacagacataaccaaacaaacacgacccatgacccacatatatgtctacaggcctctacaaaccataacagaaacatatgacgggatagggccccgccgtaccccaaatagtcatatatatatatacatacagaaatatgtacaacggaagatatgtaccaaaaatatgggctccggatcaaagggagcactccgaagtagcagaatatgtatcctacactggcgggtcaccagaacgaacgtctgcacctgcgggcatgaaacacagccccccgaagaaaagggggtcagtacgaaatatgtactgagtatgtaaagcatgaaatacagtaatccaaatcataactgaaataaggagtatggaaaatggatacagaggtagtatatcaaaaccttttctgaaaacataaatcatgcatagggctcaagaacgtggtcgccactccgacgctggcgccacagcacatcatactccagacggtttcaaatctccgtacaatccccgaacatatcgtatcatcataacatatcacaacatcagaacacatcgtatgccataacacatcataactccgtatataagcggtatccggccctatggcgagggtctcgggaaccgtaacacatcatactgccaaatataacatagtgcgcacaaagacaaaaccggcccgggacccggcgaacgatgtagtagtagtatgcacgagcggagtagtgagaaaaccatatgcatataagtaaatagattccaagactcgatgaataaatatatatataccgatatcagaaagctccgaaacaagtatcgagtcaatcggaattagtatacgaaagttacgagcttttgaagtacagaacctttaaaaacatttcataagccatatttggaaattcaagtatcattcatattaggtaactttcgaataacattatggatcgaatcaaatggagactttaggaccatatttacgtatcaaaatattcatcaaagactttagtcatctcgattttctttcgatcAACATtcagaaacataacaactagaatcttcgaacatcataaatacgtatcaagccatatggaatagcttatgaaagtcaaagatattagccatcctagtggctctaagaataggattttctttagaagcatacatatacgttatttgttcctttcataaaggtcatgccaaaagaaggaaaggtaggctttacatacctcgatcgctcgctaaacaaatcccgactcaggtctcgggctccccaatatctacaataacgttatcaattaccaaacattagctacaagtacttagaaattcaattctaactagtacttgtctacagaaatttcggcagcatctcccctgtaaattcaacatccccgagaatttaactcggccaaatttatcaacaaccacaccaacaataccaacaaccatactaataacatcaacaatcaatttaaaacgcatttcTAACATTGGTAACCTTCTTCTCTatgtagcttatcacattcaatttcaactacgtacattcaagccaatatcaacgctcacatattcattactaatccgagatcattcaaacacaattcaagaacatttcaaacaatttatacaatattcaaacaattccaccaacaccatactccgcccgaaatctccacaaatgcaacaagactacaacgtcgcattttcttcttccaaattcataaacaacaacaattcacactttagcaacttcactttcacaattacataaaaccatattaaaatcgcattaagttcctacaacaacccacaacaaatttcaatgccgacttgaaccattaaaccttcatttacatcataaaggccacaacaacacaactaacatgctaaataaaattaattcatccttcctccaccaattaacaccacacggccacacacacacaacatacccacacggcccacacacaacacataacatttccatgattttcattcaattctacttactacaacatacataaacctttcaTAGCATGTaaaagaatggaaattcttacctttttccacttgactagaatttttggACTTGCCATAAAAGTAGTTTTCTTACTTCAATGATTAtgccacgttaaagagggtcttGGAATTAGTAGGGATTcaagaagaaacaaatttttttggaccaaagatgaaaggcttccaattttttttttcctttttttttcggccgaatggccttttttttttttttgtgctctcaattcttttcttgaaggttcttgaagaTGGAATGATAAAATGACATGGCcctctttatttatttcatggatttaatttttcacatgggccttgggccattgccctatggccggccacatcttgggccctttttttttttttttaaattttccaagcccacttacttatggttaatattttgtaattcatgaaactaatttccaaaattccaattttccccttagccttcctcaatatttccacatcaatgtttttttcatgaacaacttatatatgtaataagaacAAAATATTGACTTATCttttactagtcacaattatttcgatttatccaaatgtgcaaaattacgggatataacatcctcccccccccccccccctttagaacattcgtcctcgaatgttaaactagccttatggggtcttacaagcatttcgggggagttatctttttatggacag
Coding sequences within it:
- the LOC132604102 gene encoding uncharacterized protein LOC132604102 isoform X1 — protein: MKKEVVLVTGASGYLGGRLCHVLLNGGYHVKAFVRRTSDLSSLPQPTNGDGTLEIVFGDVTDYQSLLKACSGCHVIFHVAALVEPWLPDPSRFSSVNVGGLKNVLKAYKETGTIDKIVYTSSFFALGPTDGYIADETQTHSGKFFCTEYEKSKAIADKVALDAASEGIPIVPVYPGVIYGPGKVTAGNVIARMIIERFNWRLPGYIGQANDRFSFSHVDDVVDGHIAAMNKGKPGERYLLTGENASFKEVFDVAAIITHTKRPSFGIPLLMIEAYGWLSVLFSKLTGKLPLISPPTVCVLRHQWAYSCDKAKEELDYHPRSLKEGLSEVLPWLKSLGLIKY
- the LOC132604102 gene encoding uncharacterized protein LOC132604102 isoform X2, which gives rise to MKKEVVLVTGASGYLGGRLCHVLLNGGYHVKAFVRRTSDLSSLPQPTNGDGTLEIVFGDVTDYQSLLKACSGCHVIFHVAALVEPWLPDPSRFSSVNVGGLKNVLKAYKETGTIDKIVYTSSFFALGPTDGYIADETQTHSGKFFCTEYEKSKAIADKVALDAASEGIPIVPVYPGVIYGPGKVTAGNVIARMIIERFNWRLPGYIGQANDRFSFSHVDDVVDGHIAAMNKGKPGERYLLTGENASFKEVFDVAAIITHTKRPSFGIPLLMIEAYGWLSVLFSKLTGKLPLISPPVYVTRVNYFESG